From Chloroflexota bacterium, one genomic window encodes:
- a CDS encoding acetate--CoA ligase family protein — protein MTWEVLISWSIWPLIPRPTSLGFTSKGPRDSRRLFEAIRVASKQKPVVAWKGGRTEAGARATASHTGALAASATVWSAALRQAGAIEVQGLEELADTLLLFQNLGQLKRSNVGIICGLTDGGGGEAVLAADACAAMGVTVPPLTEKTHRELLSLLGQVGSVLCNPVDISQRSGNIETLRKTMELLAGDPKVDIVIVYENVDILSRFVGKQMTDELNGTIINFSRRQHVPLVVVLPPGSLETERLEAEGRFVEAGLPVYPSMDRAARAIANVSRFRLRTSTAKADTA, from the coding sequence GTGACCTGGGAAGTGCTGATTTCCTGGAGTATCTGGCCGTTGATCCCAAGACCGACATCATTGGGCTTTACCTCGAAAGGGCCGCGAGACAGCCGACGCCTGTTTGAGGCCATCAGAGTCGCTTCAAAACAAAAACCCGTGGTGGCATGGAAGGGAGGGCGGACGGAAGCGGGTGCTAGGGCCACTGCCTCCCACACCGGGGCTTTGGCGGCTTCGGCCACCGTGTGGTCAGCCGCCCTGAGGCAGGCAGGCGCCATCGAAGTGCAGGGACTGGAAGAGCTAGCTGATACCCTTCTCCTGTTCCAGAATCTCGGGCAGCTTAAGAGAAGCAACGTGGGTATCATCTGCGGGTTAACGGACGGCGGAGGCGGCGAAGCAGTATTGGCAGCCGATGCCTGCGCTGCTATGGGAGTCACTGTCCCGCCATTAACCGAAAAGACGCACAGAGAACTGTTGAGCCTTCTTGGTCAGGTAGGCAGCGTCCTGTGCAACCCGGTAGATATCAGCCAGAGATCGGGCAACATAGAAACGCTCCGAAAGACCATGGAGCTTTTGGCCGGCGACCCAAAGGTAGACATCGTTATCGTTTATGAAAACGTCGATATACTCTCCAGATTCGTGGGAAAGCAAATGACAGATGAACTGAACGGCACGATTATCAACTTCAGCCGTAGACAGCATGTACCCCTGGTGGTAGTCTTGCCACCTGGTTCGCTGGAGACGGAGCGTCTAGAGGCAGAGGGCCGTTTTGTTGAAGCGGGCCTACCAGTCTATCCCAGTATGGACCGCGCAGCCAGGGCTATCGCTAATGTCAGCCGCTTTCGTCTTCGTACCTCAACTGCAAAGGCTGACACAGCCTAG